A window of Mercenaria mercenaria strain notata chromosome 16, MADL_Memer_1, whole genome shotgun sequence contains these coding sequences:
- the LOC123540145 gene encoding L-xylulose reductase-like yields the protein MSFDFKGKKYLVTGAGQGIGRAIALKLAKHGSKVYALSRSKEPLDSLVAEHPGIHPIVADIGNWEEIREKLADIEALDGLVNNAAVMSMENIPGLEWSREILQKSFNTNVLGSINVIQMVGKKMVETGRSGSIVNISSITSLQALPSKLPYCVSKAGLDMVTKQFALELGSNNIRVNSVNPTLVATERVNQAIKSGSPFAKVFTSRTPMKRLAEVDEIVSPVLYFLSDMSSMVSGTIHVVDGGAMASFVTDI from the coding sequence ATGTCTTTCGACTTTAAAGGAAAGAAATACCTTGTAACTGGTGCCGGGCAAGGAATTGGACGCGCAAtcgctttgaaacttgcaaagCACGGGAGCAAAGTGTATGCTTTAAGCCGTTCCAAAGAGCCGCTAGATAGTTTAGTAGCGGAACATCCTGGCATTCATCCAATAGTGGCAGATATTGGGAACTGGGAGGAAATACGCGAGAAACTTGCGGATATTGAAGCTTTAGATGGATTAGTTAATAACGCGGCTGTAATGTCAATGGAAAATATTCCAGGCTTAGAATGGAGTCGAGAAATCCTACAGAAATCGTTCAACACAAATGTACTAGGCTCCATAAATGTGATTCAAATGGTCGGAAAGAAGATGGTCGAAACAGGACGCTCTGGATCCATTGTGAATATTTCAAGTATAACTTCTCTTCAGGCACTTCCGAGTAAATTGCCATACTGCGTTTCCAAAGCCGGTCTTGATATGGTTACAAAACAGTTTGCATTGGAGCTCGGAAGCAACAACATCCGTGTCAATTCCGTAAACCCTACCCTGGTGGCAACAGAAAGAGTAAATCAGGCAATTAAATCTGGGTCCCCATTCGCTAAAGTATTTACTTCCAGGACGCCGATGAAACGTTTAGCGGAAGTCGATGAGATTGTTTCCCCTGTGTTATATTTCCTCAGTGATATGTCATCAATGGTGTCAGGAACTATACATGTCGTTGATGGCGGAGCAATGGCTTCGTTCGTTACCGATATATGA